The Spirosoma oryzicola region CGATTTGATACTTGAGGTCGGTAGTGTGCTGAGTCACACCTTAATAATAACATTTTTTCGGTACATCCACCACAAAATTCCAAACCAAATGAGCACGAAAGTCAACGCTCCGGCCAGCGATGCATTGGTTGGGTCCGAAAAAAGTGGTGCAATGAATGAGCGATATAAGTACTCTTTCAGGCCAGTCTTTGTACCATCCGGCTGATCAACATGAATGAGGTTCATGATGCGGGGAATCAGACCCGACAGAAAGAAGACGGTAATAGCATTAATGCCGAACGCTACGAAAGGAAGCACACCGCGCCGGTAATTCTTCACGTCGATCAGCCAATAACAAATCGCCAGTCCGAGCATGGCAAGACCACCCGCCAGCAAGACAAACGAACTGGTCCAAAGCGCTTTGTTAATCGGGAAAAAGCTGTTCCAGATGAGCCCGGCTAACGTTGTCAGACAGCCAACCGTGAAAAGCCAGGCAGCTTTCTCAGCTGGAGATTGGTCGGCCCGTAGCCACGTTCCCGTTAGTACGCCAAGCAATCCGGTACCAATAGCGGGAAGTGTACTGAGCAACCCCTCAGGGTCCCAGACTTTAGCGGGTTTATAAACGTGCGCAGGTGTAATCAATGTCCGGTCGAACCAGGCTGCCAGATTCGTTTCCGGTTCGAGGTTAGGGTAGCCCACACCGGGAACGGGTACCAACGTCATTAGTAGCCAATAGCCGATCAGCAGCACCGCTAATAGCGTAACTTGCTGACGAGAGGTTGTTTTCAGGAAGATCAGGGAACAGGCTAGATAGACCAGCGCAATCCGTTGCAATACCCCCGGTATACGAACGGTCGTAATATCGAATTTAGGAAAGAAATTCAGGAACAAGCCTAGCAGGAAAAGCGTCGCGCTCCGCTTCACGATCTTGCCGACAATACCTTTCTTGCCTTCGTTCTCAAATTTTCCGGCTCCTCCCAACGCAAAAGTTATCGACACGCCGACGATAAACAGGAAAAAGGGAAAAATCAAATCCGTGGGCGTCCAGCCATTCCAGGCGGCATGTTCGAGGGGCGCGTAGATATGGCCCCAGTCGCCGGGGTTGTTAACCAGGATCATGGCCGCTACCGTGAGGCCCCGGAAAAAATCCAGCGATAGCAGACGTCCGGAAGCAACTGACGTTGATTGAACGTTAGCCGTACTCGTCGAGACAAACGATTGCATAAGAATCAGGAATAGATTACGAAACGCAGGTTTTTCGAAGGTACGACTAGATTACGAAACCTTAACCAAACACGTTCTTCAACTTCTTTTCCAGATCGGTTTCTAACTTCAGCAATCCCTCTGCGTTGGGTAAATACGTCAGAGCGCGGTGGTGCCGAAGATCAAACGGAAT contains the following coding sequences:
- a CDS encoding acyltransferase family protein is translated as MQSFVSTSTANVQSTSVASGRLLSLDFFRGLTVAAMILVNNPGDWGHIYAPLEHAAWNGWTPTDLIFPFFLFIVGVSITFALGGAGKFENEGKKGIVGKIVKRSATLFLLGLFLNFFPKFDITTVRIPGVLQRIALVYLACSLIFLKTTSRQQVTLLAVLLIGYWLLMTLVPVPGVGYPNLEPETNLAAWFDRTLITPAHVYKPAKVWDPEGLLSTLPAIGTGLLGVLTGTWLRADQSPAEKAAWLFTVGCLTTLAGLIWNSFFPINKALWTSSFVLLAGGLAMLGLAICYWLIDVKNYRRGVLPFVAFGINAITVFFLSGLIPRIMNLIHVDQPDGTKTGLKEYLYRSFIAPLFSDPTNASLAGALTFVLIWFGILWWMYRKNVIIKV